From Sphingobium amiense, a single genomic window includes:
- a CDS encoding SprT-like domain-containing protein produces the protein MEQDNRESWLNRVAAGMAPLFAALDAPLPARIRVAIGFTSSGRKGKAIGECWDNRLSADGHFEIFIRPDLAHAPDAMPAQIAAILAHELVHAAVGIPAGHGKAFKRIALGLGLVGPMRATTPGEAFLAAVAPILDAVGPLPHARLDTDGESTAPKKQKTRMLKCECATCGYTVRTARKWLELAGAPLCPIEDHGRMEHEPLDDGSEDEGGDDG, from the coding sequence ATGGAACAGGACAACCGGGAAAGCTGGCTCAATCGGGTGGCGGCGGGCATGGCCCCCTTGTTCGCGGCGTTGGACGCTCCCCTGCCCGCGCGTATCCGCGTGGCGATCGGCTTCACCAGCTCGGGCCGGAAGGGCAAGGCGATCGGCGAGTGCTGGGATAACCGGCTGAGCGCGGACGGGCATTTTGAAATCTTCATCCGGCCCGACCTCGCGCACGCGCCTGACGCCATGCCGGCGCAGATCGCGGCCATCCTCGCGCATGAGCTGGTCCATGCCGCCGTCGGCATCCCGGCAGGGCATGGGAAAGCGTTTAAACGGATCGCGCTGGGGCTGGGGCTCGTCGGGCCGATGCGCGCCACCACCCCCGGCGAGGCGTTTCTTGCGGCCGTCGCGCCGATCTTGGACGCCGTTGGCCCCCTCCCCCATGCCCGTCTCGACACCGATGGGGAGTCGACCGCGCCGAAGAAGCAGAAAACCCGGATGCTCAAATGCGAGTGCGCGACGTGCGGCTATACCGTGAGGACCGCGCGCAAATGGCTTGAGCTGGCCGGAGCGCCGCTTTGCCCGATCGAGGATCACGGCCGCATGGAGCATGAGCCGCTGGACGACGGCAGCGAGGATGAGGGCGGCGACGACGGCTAG